In Spinacia oleracea cultivar Varoflay chromosome 5, BTI_SOV_V1, whole genome shotgun sequence, a single window of DNA contains:
- the LOC130461979 gene encoding uncharacterized protein produces MRLFAIYYLYFCFEPPPPLTTTDTTTTRPPPQSNFAASLLSVDPLLLLPEPTKQHHSLLPNSARIFLSPASLSAAMSPHHPQRRHTGVLLLPRRCSSLLQPRTTAQPPPLFSFLSCPPASPFHLPLLCLAFQEAGTTFPFRNAGFNSLKPNPFVWPNIPKYCWGP; encoded by the exons ATGAGGCTTTTCGCCATTTACTACCTTTATTTTTGCtttgaaccaccaccaccattaacAACCACCGACACCACCACTACCCGACCACCACCACAATCAAATTTCGCCGCCTCCCTCCTCTCCGTCGACCCTCTCCTCCTGCTCCCAGAACCGACCAAGCAGCACCACTCCCTTCTCCCCAATTCCGCCCGCATTTTTCTCTCCCCTGCCTCTCTTTCCGCGGCGATGTCACCCCACCACCCTCAGCGCCGCCATACTGGCGTGCTGCTTCTTCCTCGCCGGTGCTCCTCCCTCCTCCAGCCACGGACCACCGCCCAACCTCCTCCCTTGTTCTCCTTCCTCTCGTGCCCCCCTGCTTCCCCTTTCCACTTGCCTCTGCTTTGCCTTGCATTCCAGGAAGCAGGAACCACTTTCCCATTTAGGAACGCTGGTTTTAATTCCCTCAAGCCCAACCCTTTTGTTTGGCCCAATATTCCAAA gtactgttgGGGACCATGA